A window of Marinitoga sp. 1197 contains these coding sequences:
- a CDS encoding DegV family protein: MKRAIIIDSGCSPTQEWIKKYNLKFMGMKVYVDGGEYTDGISLNHDKFYDLVKNAKEIHTAQPSLKEIMNIYEKLMEEGYEEIVDIHFSSKMSGLYNTAQMARNMLANINLKIIDTKMVSIGASLVARRIVELLVDEKIPSEKIEDLIPKIINNTFMEFSVPTLKYLIKNGRIGKAAGMAGTLLKILPVLTVEDGEITPLTKVRGINKVFKVMADNAFEFIKERPYNIKIYKVHGFESNLEQENKVFNMFMEKFEKLNYKYELIEGRIWPTVACHSGPEVFGLGVYGEENPL; the protein is encoded by the coding sequence ATGAAAAGAGCTATAATCATAGATTCTGGATGTTCCCCAACGCAAGAATGGATAAAAAAATATAATTTGAAATTTATGGGGATGAAAGTATATGTTGACGGCGGAGAATATACTGATGGAATAAGTTTAAATCATGACAAATTTTATGATTTAGTAAAAAATGCTAAAGAAATTCATACTGCACAACCATCTTTAAAAGAAATAATGAACATCTATGAAAAATTAATGGAAGAGGGATACGAAGAAATAGTTGATATACATTTTTCATCTAAAATGTCTGGATTATATAATACTGCGCAAATGGCAAGAAATATGCTTGCTAATATTAATCTTAAAATTATTGATACTAAAATGGTATCAATAGGAGCATCTTTGGTAGCAAGAAGAATTGTTGAATTATTAGTAGATGAAAAAATTCCTTCTGAAAAAATTGAAGATTTAATACCAAAAATTATTAATAACACTTTTATGGAATTTTCAGTTCCAACTCTAAAATATCTTATAAAAAATGGAAGAATAGGAAAAGCAGCAGGTATGGCTGGTACACTATTGAAAATTTTGCCTGTATTAACAGTTGAGGATGGGGAAATAACCCCTTTAACAAAAGTAAGAGGAATAAATAAAGTTTTCAAAGTGATGGCTGATAATGCCTTTGAATTTATAAAAGAAAGACCATATAATATAAAAATTTATAAAGTGCATGGATTTGAGTCAAATTTAGAACAGGAAAATAAAGTTTTTAATATGTTTATGGAAAAATTTGAAAAATTAAATTATAAATATGAATTAATTGAGGGGAGAATCTGGCCAACAGTTGCATGTCATAGTGGTCCAGAGGTTTTTGGATTGGGTGTTTATGGGGAGGAAAATCCTTTATAA
- the recG gene encoding ATP-dependent DNA helicase RecG, giving the protein MFLEDFFKELEKYLKRGLNKEISWNTFFPEIYRFCENNINIIEKEKGLKEKIGSFLAYYKPINKLSEERRIRRIKEGFNLIEKLKNIYLIDTPAALHKELPLKTDIKFIKGVGKKRATLMRELGINNIEDTFYFFPREYEDRREIKSILDCYHGQNCLIVGNIVNYEEKKVGTLRILSYVLEDKNNSIIILTWFNQEYIKKFLNIGMKVAVYGTLEIDFGRKQMKNPDFQVITSIDEIKTGIMPIYPLKKGLYQNTMRNIFSETIQYANNVKEFIPEKLLKKYKFLNFPSRIKGIHFPKSFYHLKKAKDTLRYEEIFLFELSVLIQKLKIQLKKGFSKKINGELSKKFMESLPFKLTNSQIKVFEEIREDMKKDVPMNRLLQGDVGSGKTVVSELALIDNFESGFQGAVMVPTSVLAKQQYKRLKKDFEKFGINVEILLGETKKSKKIEIKENLIKNKIDILIGTHALIQDDVEFKKLGLVVIDEQHRFGVKQRLALISKGKMPDILFMTATPIPRTLAMTLYGDLDVSIITEMPAGRKKIKTLLLKENKVNEIYKFIDKELESGNQAFFVYPLIDESEVMELKAATEMYDILKERFREYGVGLLHGKMTPLEKNDIMEKFINKEFRILVSTTVIEVGMDIPDATIMVIEHADRFGLSQLHQLRGRVGRSKKQAYCFLIMSQNVSAETKEKLRLFANTTNGFEVSEIDLKWRGPGKFFGTEQHGLPDFRFLDILKDTELIEKARKDALEILKEDPELKKYKTLKYEIYRRYGKKLRMLEA; this is encoded by the coding sequence ATGTTTCTTGAGGATTTTTTTAAAGAACTCGAAAAATACTTAAAAAGAGGATTGAATAAAGAAATTTCGTGGAATACTTTTTTCCCGGAAATATACAGATTTTGTGAAAATAATATAAATATTATAGAAAAAGAAAAGGGCCTAAAAGAGAAAATAGGCTCATTTTTAGCATATTACAAACCCATAAATAAATTATCAGAAGAGAGAAGAATTAGAAGAATAAAAGAAGGGTTTAATTTAATTGAAAAATTAAAGAATATATATTTAATTGATACTCCTGCTGCTCTTCATAAAGAATTGCCATTGAAAACAGATATCAAATTTATAAAAGGAGTAGGGAAAAAAAGAGCTACGTTAATGAGAGAATTAGGGATTAATAATATTGAAGATACGTTTTATTTTTTTCCAAGAGAATATGAAGACAGAAGAGAAATAAAGAGTATATTAGATTGTTACCATGGACAAAATTGTTTAATTGTTGGAAATATAGTAAATTATGAAGAAAAAAAAGTTGGAACATTAAGAATACTTTCTTATGTTTTAGAAGATAAAAATAATTCTATTATAATATTAACGTGGTTTAATCAAGAATATATAAAAAAATTTTTAAATATAGGAATGAAAGTTGCAGTTTATGGTACGCTAGAGATTGATTTTGGAAGAAAACAGATGAAAAACCCTGATTTTCAAGTTATAACTTCTATTGATGAAATAAAAACGGGAATCATGCCAATATACCCGTTAAAAAAAGGATTATATCAAAATACTATGAGAAATATTTTTTCAGAAACTATTCAATATGCTAATAATGTGAAAGAGTTTATACCTGAAAAATTATTAAAAAAATATAAATTTTTAAATTTTCCATCAAGAATAAAGGGAATACATTTTCCAAAAAGTTTTTATCATCTCAAAAAAGCAAAAGATACACTTAGATATGAAGAAATATTTTTATTTGAATTATCAGTATTAATTCAAAAACTAAAAATCCAATTAAAGAAAGGTTTTTCAAAAAAAATAAATGGTGAATTATCAAAAAAATTTATGGAATCCTTACCATTTAAATTGACCAATTCACAAATTAAGGTTTTTGAAGAGATTAGAGAAGATATGAAAAAAGATGTGCCTATGAACCGACTACTTCAGGGAGATGTTGGTTCTGGAAAAACTGTAGTGTCTGAATTAGCTTTGATTGATAATTTTGAAAGTGGATTTCAAGGAGCAGTAATGGTTCCAACATCGGTTTTGGCTAAACAACAGTATAAAAGGTTAAAAAAGGATTTTGAAAAGTTTGGAATTAATGTGGAAATACTATTGGGAGAAACAAAAAAATCTAAAAAAATAGAAATAAAAGAAAATTTGATAAAGAATAAAATAGATATATTAATAGGCACCCATGCTTTAATACAGGATGATGTAGAATTTAAAAAATTGGGGTTAGTCGTAATAGATGAACAACACAGGTTTGGAGTGAAGCAGAGATTGGCTTTGATAAGCAAAGGTAAAATGCCAGATATTTTATTCATGACAGCAACTCCAATTCCCCGAACTCTGGCAATGACATTATATGGTGATCTGGATGTTTCTATAATTACTGAAATGCCTGCGGGAAGAAAAAAGATAAAAACATTATTACTAAAAGAAAACAAAGTAAATGAAATTTATAAATTTATAGATAAAGAATTAGAGTCAGGAAATCAAGCTTTTTTCGTATATCCTTTAATTGATGAATCTGAAGTAATGGAATTGAAAGCTGCTACTGAAATGTATGATATATTGAAAGAGAGATTTAGAGAATATGGAGTTGGATTGTTACATGGAAAAATGACACCTCTGGAAAAAAATGATATTATGGAGAAATTTATAAATAAAGAATTTAGAATATTAGTATCAACCACTGTAATAGAAGTGGGAATGGATATACCAGATGCAACAATTATGGTAATTGAACATGCTGATAGATTTGGTTTATCTCAATTACATCAATTAAGAGGTAGAGTGGGAAGAAGCAAAAAACAGGCATATTGTTTTTTGATTATGAGTCAAAATGTATCTGCTGAGACAAAAGAAAAACTGAGATTATTTGCTAATACAACGAATGGTTTTGAAGTGTCGGAGATTGATTTAAAATGGAGAGGACCTGGAAAATTTTTTGGGACAGAACAACACGGATTACCAGATTTTAGATTTTTAGACATATTGAAAGATACAGAATTAATAGAAAAAGCAAGAAAGGATGCATTAGAAATATTAAAAGAAGATCCTGAACTAAAAAAATATAAAACTCTAAAATATGAAATATATAGACGTTATGGGAAAAAATTAAGGATGCTGGAGGCATAA
- the rsmD gene encoding 16S rRNA (guanine(966)-N(2))-methyltransferase RsmD, with product MLSIENGILKGRKINIVPDKRTRYTPANVRRALMNIIDVKDMNTLEIFGGSGVVSFEFISSGAEKVTIIETSRKACSTIIKNSKILKINNKLKLICSDFRKALKKLTEKYDLIFLDPPFQMGIADEALEKISENKYIYNENTLIIVEHSKREKLKKTYGDLILDKEYNYGDIKISIYIKEGG from the coding sequence ATGTTGTCAATAGAAAATGGAATATTAAAAGGTAGAAAAATAAATATTGTTCCTGACAAAAGAACAAGATATACTCCTGCGAATGTAAGAAGAGCTTTAATGAATATAATAGATGTAAAAGATATGAATACACTGGAGATATTTGGAGGATCTGGGGTAGTTTCTTTTGAATTTATTAGTTCTGGAGCTGAAAAAGTAACTATAATTGAAACATCACGAAAAGCATGTTCGACCATAATAAAGAATTCGAAAATTTTAAAAATAAATAATAAACTAAAATTAATATGTTCAGATTTTCGAAAAGCTTTGAAAAAGTTAACAGAAAAATACGATCTAATATTTTTAGATCCACCATTTCAAATGGGAATTGCAGATGAAGCTCTGGAAAAAATAAGTGAAAATAAATATATATATAATGAAAACACATTAATAATAGTAGAACATTCTAAAAGGGAAAAGTTGAAAAAAACATATGGTGATTTAATATTGGATAAGGAGTATAATTATGGTGATATAAAAATATCTATTTACATAAAGGAAGGTGGATGA
- a CDS encoding late competence development ComFB family protein, producing MIIEKYHIFNVLEHLVEDITNEMFSMPNVDMCICDRCRADVIALALNHLHPKYVVTEKGRIFSELETYTFQIRAEVLSEVLKAMEKVKERPSHPKEESIYKEKLIDLDKLEEHFNNLQKKND from the coding sequence ATGATTATAGAAAAATACCATATTTTTAATGTTTTAGAGCATTTAGTTGAAGATATAACCAATGAAATGTTTAGCATGCCAAATGTTGATATGTGTATTTGTGATCGTTGTAGGGCAGATGTTATAGCTTTAGCTCTAAACCATTTACACCCTAAATACGTAGTTACAGAAAAAGGAAGGATATTTTCTGAACTTGAAACATATACATTTCAAATAAGAGCAGAAGTTTTATCAGAAGTTTTAAAAGCAATGGAAAAGGTAAAAGAAAGACCATCGCACCCAAAAGAAGAATCAATCTACAAAGAAAAACTCATAGATTTAGATAAATTAGAAGAACATTTTAATAATTTGCAAAAAAAGAATGATTAA
- a CDS encoding CBS domain-containing protein, with protein sequence MDIPQILEKNIKKIKIGYLKVNFTYIENKIIEIKKYGRILHEKYPSDILIVLELSEIIKAYIFFYTFECDINIFKKFNPEVKNNMIVFDLKEKSMDKAFDIIINEIRENYIPAIKARDIMSSPVRTVLSNEAIEKVYRIMIQTGHNGLPVIEKNELIGIITKKDIEKAINHGLSKFPVKEIITKNVVSVLPETPIEEIRYKMLENGIGRLLVIDKNNMLMGIITRSDLIKGKVFHKSKPNIIIEYNEEVHKYNILKKMLKYIPSKYMNLLRLLGAYGSELNMPVYVVGGFVRDLLLGKKNFDIDIVVEGDGLKYSKYASKNLRATFVEHSEFHTGSLFFKDGFRIDIATARTEYYEKPADLPKVELSTIKKDLYRRDFSINAMAIKLNSEEFGVLLDFFGCKKDLDKGIIRVLYNLSFIEDPTRILRAIRFKNRFNFIIENRTYELLKTTVENNYIEKVTGMRLREEFEKILNERNIIDSLKEMGRLEILDHLFLYTKYNEKKIKIFKRVLIFYNWLKENALQYIKSVKIFHLFLYSYLINESNDAKSYVFNRYGLPKKFINNIEKFEKLQKELKKINPDSLFSDFYKLTDSFDNELLIVLSGYIDLQTTEKYKKFLLKIKDFKLNITGNDIIKLGIKGKKVGEILNKIKMYKLDDNINDEKDFLLKLVEDWNESV encoded by the coding sequence ATGGATATACCACAAATTTTGGAAAAAAACATAAAAAAAATAAAAATAGGCTATTTAAAAGTAAATTTTACATATATAGAAAATAAAATCATAGAAATAAAAAAGTATGGAAGAATATTGCATGAAAAATATCCATCAGATATTCTAATAGTACTTGAACTTTCTGAAATAATAAAAGCATATATATTTTTTTATACTTTTGAATGTGATATAAATATATTTAAAAAATTCAATCCTGAAGTAAAAAATAATATGATAGTATTTGATTTGAAAGAAAAGAGTATGGATAAAGCTTTTGATATAATAATCAATGAAATTAGAGAAAACTATATTCCTGCTATTAAAGCCAGAGATATAATGTCCTCACCAGTAAGGACTGTTTTATCAAATGAAGCTATTGAAAAAGTATATAGAATAATGATTCAAACAGGACACAATGGTTTACCTGTAATTGAAAAAAATGAATTAATAGGTATAATAACCAAAAAAGATATTGAAAAAGCTATAAATCATGGACTATCTAAATTTCCTGTAAAGGAAATAATAACGAAAAATGTTGTATCAGTTTTGCCTGAAACACCAATTGAAGAAATAAGATATAAAATGCTTGAAAATGGAATAGGACGATTATTAGTTATAGATAAGAATAATATGTTAATGGGAATAATAACAAGGTCTGATTTGATTAAAGGAAAAGTATTTCATAAATCAAAGCCTAATATAATTATTGAATATAATGAAGAAGTTCATAAATATAATATATTAAAGAAGATGCTAAAATATATTCCTTCAAAATATATGAATCTTTTAAGGTTATTAGGTGCATATGGAAGTGAATTGAATATGCCAGTTTATGTTGTTGGTGGATTTGTCAGGGATTTGTTATTGGGTAAAAAGAATTTTGATATAGATATAGTGGTCGAAGGCGATGGATTAAAATACTCAAAATATGCATCAAAAAATTTAAGGGCAACATTTGTTGAACATAGTGAATTTCATACAGGTTCATTGTTTTTTAAGGATGGATTTAGAATAGATATTGCTACAGCCAGAACTGAGTATTATGAAAAACCAGCAGATTTGCCAAAAGTAGAATTAAGTACAATTAAAAAAGATTTATATAGAAGAGATTTTTCAATAAATGCTATGGCTATAAAATTAAATAGTGAAGAATTTGGTGTTTTACTTGATTTTTTTGGATGCAAGAAAGATTTAGATAAAGGTATTATTAGGGTATTATATAACTTAAGTTTTATAGAAGATCCAACAAGAATTTTAAGGGCTATAAGATTTAAAAATCGTTTTAATTTTATAATTGAAAATAGAACATATGAATTACTAAAAACCACAGTAGAAAACAATTATATTGAAAAAGTTACTGGAATGAGATTAAGAGAAGAATTTGAAAAAATTTTAAATGAAAGGAATATAATAGATTCTCTCAAAGAAATGGGGAGATTAGAAATATTAGATCATCTATTTTTATATACAAAATACAATGAAAAAAAAATAAAAATTTTTAAAAGAGTATTAATTTTCTACAATTGGTTAAAAGAAAATGCATTGCAATATATAAAAAGCGTAAAAATTTTTCATTTATTTTTATATTCTTATCTTATTAATGAAAGTAATGATGCAAAATCATATGTATTTAATCGTTATGGATTACCAAAAAAGTTTATTAATAATATAGAAAAATTTGAAAAACTACAAAAAGAACTAAAAAAAATAAATCCAGATTCATTATTCTCAGATTTTTATAAATTAACAGATTCATTTGATAATGAATTGTTAATTGTTTTGTCGGGATATATTGATTTACAAACAACAGAAAAATATAAAAAGTTTCTATTAAAGATAAAAGATTTCAAATTAAACATTACAGGAAATGATATAATAAAATTAGGCATAAAGGGTAAAAAAGTTGGGGAAATTTTGAATAAAATAAAAATGTATAAACTGGATGATAATATCAATGATGAAAAAGATTTTTTGTTAAAATTAGTGGAGGATTGGAATGAATCAGTATAG
- a CDS encoding DUF4416 family protein has protein sequence MGKIKDIDRVNYVIHFFSAGDTDYWLYHENVLEKLKKHFGEIDYISDELDFQKYTYYYNLEMGQNVKIKARMISFKNLYSPGFLADAKTITNSIELEYAFDGKRKINLDIGYIHHMQFVLASTKPWGNRIYLSKGIYAEITLMYVYDQWKAFDHSYQNFKDKEYQNILTEIRNIYLNKRKKWLSGRK, from the coding sequence ATGGGGAAAATTAAAGATATAGATAGGGTGAATTATGTAATACATTTTTTTTCAGCAGGAGATACGGATTATTGGTTATATCATGAAAATGTATTGGAAAAATTAAAAAAACATTTTGGTGAAATAGATTATATTTCTGATGAATTAGATTTTCAAAAATATACATATTATTATAATCTGGAAATGGGGCAAAATGTAAAGATAAAAGCCAGGATGATAAGTTTTAAAAACTTATATTCGCCTGGATTTTTAGCAGATGCTAAAACAATAACTAATTCTATAGAATTAGAGTATGCTTTTGATGGAAAAAGAAAAATTAATCTTGATATAGGATATATTCACCATATGCAATTTGTCCTTGCCAGTACAAAACCATGGGGTAATAGAATTTATTTATCAAAAGGAATATATGCAGAAATAACATTAATGTATGTATATGATCAGTGGAAAGCATTTGACCATTCCTATCAGAACTTTAAAGATAAAGAATATCAGAATATTTTAACTGAAATTAGAAATATATATTTAAATAAAAGAAAAAAATGGTTATCGGGGAGAAAATAA
- a CDS encoding ERCC4 domain-containing protein, which translates to MNKKTFFILEKIENKRFPYRLTIIQGNKILLSLRVQEKWPGQKGHIFCVREKENFILKKENIIEKVPILYLKRLGKRLVMALDREMRKRCDFLFLKKKYKTKEGEYEQIFWRTEQGLKQNKPKVKLTTYYHDTLNIIIDSNERYPWKFPKAIISKRKLPIGDYALEDNGEILGVVERKTFENVIHEFSQMANFHQHLVNLKAYKNSALVIEENYSDFLNENKIKYYSSSYMLKAIAELYAYHSDLTIVFAGNRKLANEWTYRYFEALKSHKEDVPHFKIAEIMEDYKPSQKKEDIYLEIKNKIKNEFPESFKFSYLKKNLIMYQSTNLEKY; encoded by the coding sequence ATGAATAAAAAAACTTTTTTTATATTAGAAAAAATAGAAAATAAAAGATTCCCATATAGATTAACCATTATTCAGGGGAACAAGATACTTTTATCTTTAAGAGTACAGGAAAAATGGCCGGGTCAAAAAGGGCATATTTTCTGTGTACGTGAAAAAGAAAATTTTATTTTAAAAAAAGAAAATATAATAGAAAAAGTTCCAATATTATATTTAAAACGTCTTGGGAAAAGGTTGGTAATGGCCCTTGATAGAGAAATGAGAAAAAGATGTGATTTTTTATTTTTAAAGAAAAAGTATAAAACGAAAGAAGGTGAATATGAGCAAATTTTCTGGAGAACAGAGCAGGGATTAAAACAAAACAAACCAAAAGTGAAACTAACAACATATTATCACGATACATTGAATATTATTATAGATTCAAATGAAAGATATCCGTGGAAATTTCCAAAAGCTATTATTTCAAAAAGAAAATTGCCAATAGGAGATTACGCCCTTGAAGATAACGGGGAAATATTAGGAGTAGTTGAAAGGAAAACTTTTGAAAATGTTATACATGAATTTTCGCAAATGGCAAATTTTCATCAACATTTAGTTAATTTAAAAGCTTATAAAAATTCTGCACTTGTAATTGAAGAAAATTATTCTGATTTTTTAAATGAAAATAAAATTAAGTATTATAGTTCATCTTATATGTTAAAAGCAATAGCGGAACTTTATGCATATCATAGCGATCTTACTATTGTGTTTGCGGGTAATAGAAAATTAGCTAATGAATGGACATATAGATATTTTGAAGCATTAAAATCACATAAAGAGGATGTTCCTCATTTTAAAATTGCAGAGATTATGGAAGATTATAAACCTTCACAAAAAAAGGAAGATATATATCTTGAAATAAAAAATAAAATAAAAAATGAATTTCCAGAATCATTTAAATTTTCATATTTGAAAAAAAATTTGATAATGTATCAGAGCACAAACTTAGAAAAATATTAA
- the wecB gene encoding non-hydrolyzing UDP-N-acetylglucosamine 2-epimerase: MKVGLIFGTRPEAIKMAPVYHTLRKYGIDAKIIATAQHREMLDQVLELFEIIPDYDLNVMTHRQTLSELTGNLINKMDYVFKNEKFDYILVQGDTTSTFIGALISFYYKIPVGHVEAGLRTDNIYNPFPEEINRRLTGVISSLHFPPTQKSKENLLKEGIREEKIYITGNTVIDALLWVIEKNKNKIDNILEKYQLNKKKYILMTMHRRENWGEPMSNVMNAIKEFLLKNEDIYLVFPVHLNPAVRDVVFPILKGVENAILIDPVEYLEFTALMSGSYFIMTDSGGIQEEAPALGKPTLVLRETTERPEAISAGTAKLIGTDKEKVLECMNRLIFDESFYLNMSKAKNPFGDGRASMRIAKILLNEKIDEFK, translated from the coding sequence ATGAAAGTAGGATTGATTTTTGGAACAAGGCCAGAAGCAATAAAAATGGCTCCAGTTTATCATACATTGCGAAAATATGGAATTGATGCAAAAATAATAGCTACTGCTCAACACAGAGAAATGCTTGATCAGGTTTTAGAATTATTTGAAATAATACCTGATTATGATTTAAATGTTATGACTCATAGACAAACATTATCAGAATTGACAGGAAATTTAATAAATAAAATGGATTATGTTTTTAAGAACGAAAAATTTGATTATATCCTTGTTCAAGGAGATACCACATCTACGTTTATTGGAGCTTTAATATCTTTTTATTATAAGATTCCAGTTGGTCATGTTGAAGCAGGATTGAGGACGGATAATATATATAACCCATTTCCGGAAGAGATAAATAGAAGACTCACCGGTGTAATAAGTTCATTGCACTTTCCACCAACGCAAAAATCAAAGGAAAACCTATTGAAAGAGGGAATTCGTGAAGAAAAAATATATATAACAGGAAATACGGTAATAGATGCGTTATTATGGGTAATAGAAAAGAATAAAAATAAGATAGATAATATATTAGAAAAATATCAATTAAACAAGAAAAAATATATATTAATGACCATGCATAGAAGAGAAAATTGGGGAGAACCAATGAGTAATGTTATGAATGCGATAAAAGAATTTTTGTTAAAAAATGAAGATATATATTTAGTATTTCCTGTGCATTTAAATCCTGCTGTAAGAGATGTTGTATTTCCGATATTAAAAGGCGTAGAAAATGCAATCTTAATAGATCCAGTGGAATATCTTGAATTTACAGCTTTAATGTCCGGTTCGTATTTTATAATGACAGATTCTGGTGGAATACAGGAAGAAGCACCGGCGCTTGGAAAACCTACATTAGTTTTAAGGGAAACCACAGAAAGACCGGAAGCAATTTCAGCAGGTACTGCAAAATTAATAGGAACAGATAAAGAAAAAGTTTTAGAATGCATGAATAGATTAATATTCGATGAATCTTTTTATCTAAATATGTCAAAAGCAAAGAATCCATTTGGTGATGGAAGAGCGTCGATGAGAATAGCAAAAATATTATTAAATGAAAAAATAGATGAATTTAAATAG